CCGGTCGGAGCGAGGCGAACGCCGCCTCGCCCCCTGACGCGTGCGCGTTGAAACCGAAAGCGTAGTGAAGGAGCGCGCCCATCGACAGGCCGGCGGTCACACGGAAGAGGCCGATCAACACCCAGCGCGTCCGCAACCGGGCGGTGATGCTTAGCTCAACGATCAGGTTGTGCGCGATGAGCATCACAACCGCGATCTGGGTGATCTGCTCCGGCGTGAAGTGCAGGCTCTGCATCGCGCCGATCGCCCCGTACAGGCTGCCGGAGAACGCCACGACCAGCGGGATCGCGGCGGACGGCGGCAAACCAACCCAGCGCATCAGCGGCGCCACGGCCTGCACGGCGGCATCCAAAAACGGCGTCTGCTTGAGCAGCGACACGGCGATATAGGCCGGGACCATCACCTTGAGAAGCGTGACGAACAGCCGCAGGCCCCGCATCAGGCCGCGACGGGTAATCACTATCGGAGACGCCGGAGTGGGTTCCATCGTGCCTTCAAGGTAGCAGGCTGGGGGTGGCTGGGGCCAAAGGCGCGCCCACCCGAGAGCGGCCAACGCATCACTCACACGCCAAACCGGGCGGCCCTTCGCGCTATGGGCCGCCCGGCTTCACGTGTCAGTGATGCCGCACGGAACTCGGCATCGTCGCTCTAGTCCGGCGGCGGGGAAAACGACGCGGCGCTCGGCATCCTCCCTTCGGTCTTGATGAAATGGTCGGCGATTCGGTGCTTCAAAGGGACATCGCCCTGTTTCCACATGTGCAACAAGCCTGCACGCGCGGTCGCCCTTACATAGGCTGGGCGCTTTGCATCACTGTTGAGCTTCTCCAGGATATCGGCCGCTTGCGGAGATCCCGTGCGCGTTAGCTCCTGGATTGCCATGCTCGTTTGAAACCCGAGTCCCTCATTTTGAAACAGCGCAAGCCACTCGCCGGCCACGATTTTCGGAGGCATCGTGAACAACGACTGGATGGCTGTGACCGCGTCCACCACATTCCTTCCTCTCACTGTGGCGGCGGAAATCAGGGACCGGGCGGTTTTGTGCAACCGTGCTACGTTCTCGGGCTTCACGACGAGAGTCAGCCTATTTGTGACGCGAACCACGCCCGTTGGCGCCGTGAAGGGAAGGTATCCCGGCCTGAGGGACACTACGGTGCCTGCTTCTGCCCCAATCAGGTACGGAATCTCGCTCTCAACCTGGAGTGTATATCGTCCCGGCCCGACAAACGACGAACGGCGAGATACCACCACGTGATCGTGAATGCTGGATCGATGGGTGACCGATCGCACCCGACTGGTGGAGATACCCCCAATGCGCAGCGGTTCAGGGGAACGGACCGCGACGGCCCGGCGCGCGGCGGACAGGGGCGCTATCGAAACGGATAGCCACGACTCCTGGTCCTTTCCCAGATCTACCGTTATCGGTGGGCTAACGGAATCGGTTATATCATAATCCAATACAACGGGTTCACCGAGCGTTATCGTGTTCGCTCTAAGCGCCATGCGCACCGAGACGGGCGCTGCCGTCGCCGACAATCCGCCGGCAATCGCCGCCGAGCCCACCGATACGAAGATAACGCTAAGTACGAACAACACACGAACTTGCGATGCAACCATTCGTTACCTCCTATGGTTCAGCAGGGAATATTCCCGTCACGCC
Above is a window of Armatimonadota bacterium DNA encoding:
- a CDS encoding nucleoside recognition domain-containing protein, producing the protein MEPTPASPIVITRRGLMRGLRLFVTLLKVMVPAYIAVSLLKQTPFLDAAVQAVAPLMRWVGLPPSAAIPLVVAFSGSLYGAIGAMQSLHFTPEQITQIAVVMLIAHNLIVELSITARLRTRWVLIGLFRVTAGLSMGALLHYAFGFNAHASGGEAAFASLRP